The stretch of DNA CGGAAAAAGCGGCCCATTTGGCGGCAATTCACCGAAAAACCCAACGGAAAGGGAAAGTTGGTGGTTGACTCGGTTTGATTTGGGACGATAATTACCTTTGGTGCGGACGGAAATTGACCGTTCGCAACAACAACCCGACCCGGGGGCGATCGGTTTCGACTGGATCACTGCAGGTAGGGGTGGCGTGTCGTGGTTGATCAGCCGGCCACGTAAAAAGCTGATCAAAAACTAATTGCCGAAAAGCAATTCCAAATGGCTGCCTAATCATGGCAACCCTGGTTTAGGAATCCCCGCCTAAGGAGTCCGAAGACCAGTCAAAAAATTGGGCTGGCGCCGAGTCAATGTCCGCTACGTTCGGCGCGAGACAAGTGGTGGGCTAGCTGCGAGCAGGCTTTGTCTATTTGAGCCTGCCAATGCGAAACTCAATCAATAGAATACACACGTAGAGGCCTTTACTGAGGTATCACAGGACGCGGGTTCAATTCCCGCCGCCTCCACTTTGCCACCTTTTGACAGGTGGCGACGATCAACGCCTAACCCCCTGTCACCACAGGGGGTTTCGCTTTTGGGGCCGGTTTTTGTCTTGCCATCTCTTGCCTCCGAATGACACCCAACGCCGCCGGAAATGCAGCGCCCGTGCAGCGCTGGCTCGTCAGGTTGCTCTTTCGGAACAGACGGTTTGACTGGTTGCTGCGGAGCGGGAAGGTTCGCCACGGCTTTCGCCTGATCGGCAATTCCGATATGCGTGTAACGCATCGTCATCTTCACGTCGCTGTGTCGAGCCAACGCCTTGGCTTCCGGCAATGTGGCTCCGTTTCTCAGTAGTTCCGTGATATGCGTATGCCTTCCGGCCGCATGGAAGTCGGCCACGCCATCTTCCGTCTCGTAGGGAATGCCCACCCGCTCCAGGTCCTTTTGGACCATGAACCAAGTCTTCTTGCGATCGAGGTTCGGAAAAAGCTTCTCACCGGGTGGGATGCCCTTGAGCCACTCTCGGAGCATCCCGACCAAATCTGGGTGCAGTGGCAGGACATCCTTGCGGCGATGCTTCGAGCAGCCCGCCTCCACGGTTACAGTCGGTGGAACGGCATCGAAGTGGAAACTCCTCACCGAAAGGCTCGCCAATTCCTTCTTTCGCAGCCCTGTCATGTAGGACAGAGTGTAAATGCGTGCTCGCTGTTCACCATTAAAACGCTGAACAGACACTCCGCTGTTTCGAGCGGCAGCAATGAGACGACCGATTTCCTCGGCTGTCAAAGCTCGTCGCTTGCGCCGGACGTCGACTTCTTGATTGAGCCGCTTCATACCGATCAACGGATTGACGAGCAGCCGTTTTGTGGAAACACACCAGTTGAGGAAGGCATCCATCGCCTGGAGGTAATGGTTGAACGTCCGGTTTCCCAGATTCTCCTCACGGCGGAGGGATCGTAGATGCGCCTGCACTGCCTCAGTATCAATGTCGCCAAGATTGGCAAACCCACAGCCGACAACAATCCGTCGAATCCGCCCCATTGTCAATTTGACATATTTCGGTGTGTTTTCACTCAGACTCTCCTCGAATGCCGCGAGATGATCGGAAATCTCGGACTGCTTCTGTTCGGCGTATCGCTCTTGCTGCGGATCAATCATCCCCGTTTGCCGTAGGCGGGCTTCCGATTCCAGCTTGGCCGCCAATTGCTCGGTCAGGCCTTTGTCGGTGAAGCCTTTCTTCGTCCGGCGTTTCCCCAGGTGATCCCGGTACTGGATCGTGTACGGCTCATGTTTTCCCTTGGAACGTTTGTAGATCGAAGCCATTGGTTTTTTTCCTCCGAAATCATTTTCGCATCAAGTTGGTTTGGGGCAACCACTGGCAATCCAGTGACGAAGCTCTTCACCGATCCAACGGACCGCTCCGCCAATCTTGACCGGCTTCGGAAGGTCCCCGGCGGAACGGAGCCGCCAGACCGAGCGAGGTGAGACTTGCAACAGCTGAGCGACCTGTTCCACCGTCAAAAGCAACGAGGTATCGAATCCATGCTGTTCAGGCATTTCAGTTCTCCAACGGTTTCAAACCTGTCTGTGTGGATCGCTTTAAA from Symmachiella dynata encodes:
- a CDS encoding helix-turn-helix transcriptional regulator, producing MPEQHGFDTSLLLTVEQVAQLLQVSPRSVWRLRSAGDLPKPVKIGGAVRWIGEELRHWIASGCPKPT